The DNA window GTGGCCACCACCGTGTGATAGCGCCGCTGCGCCAGCAATTCGGCAATACCGGGCACGATGGCGTCGCCGTCAGCGCAGGCCAGCGCACCGCCGGGCATGAAGTCCGGCTGCAGATCGACCACGATCAGGGCGACATCGACGGGGAAGCGGTTCATGGGGGATGGTCACGGGCGCGGGGGACCACAGTCTATCGCACGCCCCGACACGTCATTCGTTCGTGGTGCCATCCCCGTAATACAACACCCCGATCTCGATCTTCCCGCGCCCGGACGCCTGCCGATGCAGGTTGGTATCCCGCAGCGAGTACACACACCCGCAGTACTCCTGCTGGTAGAACTGCTCGCGCTTGCTGATCTCCACCATGCGCGCTGCGCCACCACCCTTGCGCCAGTTGTAGTCCCAGTACTGGATACCGGGGTAGTGCGCGGCGGCACGATGCCCGCAGTCGTTGATCTGGTTCATGTCCTTCCAGCGCGAGATGCCCAGCGAACTGCTGATCACCGGGAACCCATGCTCATGCGCATACAGGGCAGTGCGCACGAAGCGCATGTCAAAGCACATCGTGCAGCGGATGCCGCGCTCGGGCTCATGCTCCATGCCGCGCGCCCGCGCAAACCACTCTCGCGTGTCGTAGTCGGCATCCACGAACGGCACATTGTGCTTCTCGGCAAAGCGGATGTTCTCTTCCTTGCGCAGCTGGTACTCGCGCGATGGATGGATATTGGGGTTGTAGAAGAAGATGGTGTAGTCGATCCCGGAGGCGGTGATCGCCTCCATCACTTCGCCCGAGCACGGCGCGCAGCACGAATGCAGCAGCAGCTTGGTGTGGCCATCGGGCAGGGAAAGGGTAGGGCGTACAAAGTCGTTCATGGCAGTTCCAGTGTGCCCAGCGCCGGCAACGGCGGCGCTGGGCACGGTCTACAGAAGGGAGGGTCAGGCCGCGTTGGCGTCGGCGTATTCGTCACGAAGTTGCTGGGCAGCCGCCACCAGCGCCTCCAGCGCGGCGCGGGTTTCCGGCCAGGCACGGGTCTTCAGCCCGCAGTCCGGATTCACCCAGATCTGCTCCGGCCGCAGCACTTCGGCGGCCTTGCGCAGCAGTGCCACCATCTCCTCCTTGTCCGGCACGCGGGGCGAGTGGATGTCATACACGCCCGGCCCGATCTCGTTCGGATACTGGAAGCGCACGAAGGCATCCAGCAGCTCCATGCGCGAGCGCGAGGTCTCAATGGAAATCACATCCGCATCCATCGCCGCCACCGAGTGGATGATGTCGTTGAACTCGGAGTAGCACATGTGGGTGTGGATCTGGGTGGCATCACGCACGCCGCTGGCGGTGATCCGGAACGCTTCCACCGCCCAGTCCAGATAGTCACGCCACTGCGCGCGGCGCAACGGCAGGCCCTCGCGGATGGCGGGCTCGTCAATCTGGATGACCCCGATGCCCGCCGCTTCCAGGTCCAGCACCTCATCGCGCAGCGCCAGCGCGATCTGCCGGCAGGTATCTGCCCGGGCCTGGTCGTCACGCACGAAGCTCCACTGCAGCACCGTCACCGGTCCGGTCAGCATGCCCTTCATCGGCCGCTCGGTCAGCGACTGCGCGTACTGTGACCAGCGCACCGTCATCGGCTGTGGGCGGCTGACGTCGCCGAAGATCACCGGTGGCTTCACGCAGCGCGAGCCATAGCTCTGCACCCAGCCGTTTTTGGTGAAGGCAAAGCCCTCCAGCTGCTCGCCGAAGTACTCCACCATGTCATTGCGCTCGAACTCGCCGTGCACCAGCACATCCAGTCCGATCTGCTCCTGCGCGCGCACGCAGAATTCAGTCTGGGTGGCCAGAAACGCATCGTAGTCGGCGTCGGATAGCTTGCCGGACTTGTTGCGGGCGCGTGCTTCGCGCACCTCCAGCGTCTGCGGGAACGAGCCGATCGTGGTGGTGGGGAACAGTGGCAGGTTCAGCGCGGCGGCCTGGGCCAGGTGGCGCTGTGGGTAGGCGCTGTGCCGCTGCGAATCGGCGGCGGTGATCGCGCCCAGGCGCTCGGCAACCACTGGGTTGTGCACCCGCGGCGAGCGGCGGCGCGCTTCCAGCCGTTCGCGGGCCGCCGCCAGCGGCCTCTCGGCCACGGCCGGGTTGTCGATGGCATTGGCCAGCAGGCGCAGTTCCTCCAGCTTCTGCTTCGAGAACGCCAGCCAACCCCGCAGCTCGCTATCCAGCTTGGTCTCGTGGGCCAGATCCACCGGGCTGTGCAGCAGCGAACACGAAGGGGCCAGCCACAGATGGTCGCCACCGACGTGACCATGCGCATAGCGCGCCAGCAGCAAGGCGTTGTCCAGATGGGTGCGCCAGATGTTGCGGCCGTTGACCACACCGGCAGACAGCACACGTCCTGCCGGCAGTGCCTTGATCACCGCATCCAGCTGTTCCGGTGCACGCACCAGGTCCACATGCAGGCCCTCCACCGGTAACCCAGTGGCCAGCGCCAGGTTGTCTTCCAGCGCACCGAAGTAGGTGGCCACCAGTACCTTGGGGCGGGTGGCTGCAGCCAGTACTTCATAGGCATGAACGAAGGCCGCGCGCGTGGCATCGTCCAGGTCCCGCACCAGCACCGGCTCGTCCAGCTGCACCCACGCAGCACCCGCCGCCTGCAGTTGGCCCAGCAGTTCCACATACACCGGCAGCAGCGCGTCCAGCAGGTCCAGCGCCGGGCTGCCGTCGGTGGTCTTGGACAGCAGCAGGAAGGTCACCGGGCCGATCAGCACCGGGCGCGTTTCAATGCCCAGACCCTGCGCCTGCCGGTACTCGGCCAGCGGCTTGTTGCCGCGCAGGGCAAAGCCCTGGCCGGCCTGCAATTCCGGCACCAGGTAGTGGTAGTTGGTGTCGAACCATTTGGTCATTTCCAGCGCGTGCAGGTCATGCCCGTCGCGCTGCAGGCCGCGGGCCATGGCAAAGTAGCCGGCCAGCGGATCCGCGTCGGCCAGGGCGCGGTAGCGGGCCGGAATCGCGTCGAACAGGAAGGCGGCATCCAGCACCTGGTCATACAGGCTGAAGTCGTTGCTGGTCGGCACATCCACGCCGGCGTCGTGCTGCAGCCGCCAGTGCGTGGCGCGCAGCGTCGCGGCGGTGTCCAGCAGCGACTGCGCGCTGCTCTGGCCCGACCAGAATGCTTCCAGCGCACGCTTCAGCTCGCGCTTGGCCCCGATGCGGGGGAAACCCAGATTGGTAACCGTGGTCATGAAAAGTGTCCTCATTGCTTGGCGGCATTGAGGAACGAAGGAACCGTGCAGCGTCCACGTCCTTGCGGCCATGTGCGCTTCACCAGCGACCTTCGCCCCCGCGGGCGAACCGGATCGAAGCAGAAAGCGGTCGTGCTCTCTGGCCGGGGCCGGTATTCGGGCTGATGGACACGGGCGCGCAGGCCCACCTAGTGCCCGCCGCTTCCCAGGCGCGAAGCCCAGTGCTGTGTGGCGGGGGTCGTTTCCATTCACCGCTGCGGGGCAGCTCCGGAATGAGCGCAGAGCGCTTTCACCGGATTCCCGTTTAATTTCATCCCTTCATCTGCATGAAGAGATAAACACCTTCGGCCCGCACAAGGTAGACCTCGGACGGGCGAAGGTCAAGAACAGCTTGGCGGCATCAAACGCGGGTGCGTTCCGCGCGGGTGCGGATCATGGCAAACGCCTCGTCGACCCGCAGCTCCCCATTCTCCCAGACCGTGACCATCGCGTCTTCAGTACCGGTAGGAAGCGTACCGTCATTGACCGGCACCGTATTCAGCCGGCCATCCTCCACGTTGCGCACCAGCTGCAGCCGTCCCCGTTTGCTCTGCTTGCCACTGTCGGTCACCGGATCCTTGTACACGTCGATCCATTCGCCGTTGACCCGCGCCGCCGAGCACTTCAGCGCGAACTTCTGGGTGTCGCGGTCCAGCCGCTGCAGCAGGGCACCGCCCATGCCGAAGGCCACGTTGTTGGCCGCGTAGCCGGCGTCGGTGATGCGCTGCAGGATCGCGCGGATCGTATCCGGGTTGATGCCATCACCCTGGATCACCCGCACATGGTTGAGCACGCGGTAGCCCTTGCCGTTCACCGTGTGGCCGAAAGCTTCGTCGAGCAGTACCAGGCTGTCGGCCACCACCTCCACCGGGTCGCCCGAGTCGGGGCGGATCACCAGCGTGGCCCCCGAGGCGATCACCTCTTCGCGCAACGTGGTGCCCCAGTGCTCGCGGATGGCGTGGTAGATGTCATAGCTGTCCGACACCACCGCGACAATCGCGCCGGGTTTGCCGAACTGCTTCAGCATGTTGCGATACGCATCCACTTCGCGTTCGCGGCCCCAACTGGTGATGGTGCTGTGCTCGGCGGCCGGAATCGAATAGCCCGCCATCGGCTCGTGGTAGTGCGCGCGGGCCAGGCACAGCGCCGATACCGTGTCAGTCCCGAGGAAGTTGACCAGATGCGCGGCTCCGCCCAGTGCCGCCGATTGCAGGCTCGACACGCCGCGCGCGCCAAAGTCGTGCAGCTTGAACGGCAGCTGCCCTTCCGGGTCGTCACTCGTGAGTTCCAGGAAACGACGGATGGTCTGCTTGGCATGCCAGCTGATGGTGGCCACGGTCACCGGGTACCACACCCGTAGCAGCAGCGTTTCAAGGTACGACGGCACCCAGTACGCCTGCGGGTCGGTCGATTCGATGGTCATCAGCGCCTGGTGGGTGGGCACCACGCTGCCTTCGGGCACGGCACGGATGCGCACCGGCAGGTGCCCGCCCAGCCGGTCAACGATGTCGCGCCAGCCGGCTTCATTGAACGGTTCACCGTGCGCGGCGAACAGGTCGCGCGCCTCGTCGATGTCGGCGTGGGTGACCGGACGCGCCAGCGCGTCTTTCAGAATCGACTGCAGGCCGAAGAACACGGTGCGGTCGTGCAGGCCGCCGCGCGATTCCACATAGAAGAACGTGGCGTCGGTGCCCGGCGGGTACTGCAGCCAGTGGCTGGCCTTGTAGCTGTCGGTATTGAGGAGAAGATTATCGAGGTAATGCATGACGGGAAGCTCCTTCGCGTCGAGTGGCACCGGCGGTCTATCCGCCGGTGATGGAACCAGGTCGGGCTCAGCCGCGACCCAGGAAGTACTCCAGAATGTGCAGGTGGTCTTCGTACAGCCGGGCCCCCATGTCCAGCGCCTCGCTGACCGGGAACCAGCGCGCCTTGTCGGCATCGTCGCCACCGCGCACCGGCGGCAGCTCACCGGCCGGGAACTCGAAGTGGAAGGCGTGGGTGATGGTGCGGCCACGCTGGCTGCGTTCGGGGTGGTCGAACACCTGCTGGCCCTTCAGCGAACCCTTCAGCACGGGCAGCGGCAGCTTCAGCCGGGTTTCCTCGCGCAGCTCGCGCAGGCAGCTGTCGAGCAGGGTCTGGTCCTGGCCGACGAAGCCGCCCGGCAGCGCCCACAGGCCCTTGCCCGGTTCCGAGCGGCGGCGCACCAGCAGCACATGACCCGAGTGCACCACCACCGCATCGGTGGTGACGAAGGTGGGTGCATACGGCGCGTCTTTCCAGGCGGCCTTGTACTGTTCGATGAAGCGGTACTCGGCGACCAGCTGGTCGTAAGCCGGTGAGCTTTTGCGGAATGCCTCCAGCATGTCGTACACCGGGGCCGGCACATTGCCACGCAGCATCAACAGGGCACCGTGGAAGTCCACATCGCCGGCTTCAAACAGGTAGCGGCGCAGCTCGGTGGCTGACAGCGTGGCGGTGTGCTGCACATCCACCAGCGGCCATTGCGGAAACTCGCGCAGGTAGTAGCTCGATGCGTCCTTGTCCATGCCCACCAGGCCAACCTTGGCATCGGCGGCGGCACCGTCTGCACGCAGGGCTTCAGCCACGTTGCGCTGCACGCCGGCAATCCACTGTGCTTCGTTGTACAGGTGGTCGCGCAGCGGCTGGATGATCAGACGATCAGTGCTGCCATCAAGAGCGGCCTGGATCATCACGGCGCGTTCGGCCACCGTCCAGGGATTGCGCAGGCTGCGTGGGATATCGGCAGAGCCGACCAGGAAGATCAGCTTGCGGGCCCGGCTCAGGGCCAGGCGGGCAA is part of the Stenotrophomonas oahuensis genome and encodes:
- a CDS encoding epoxyqueuosine reductase QueH; this translates as MNDFVRPTLSLPDGHTKLLLHSCCAPCSGEVMEAITASGIDYTIFFYNPNIHPSREYQLRKEENIRFAEKHNVPFVDADYDTREWFARARGMEHEPERGIRCTMCFDMRFVRTALYAHEHGFPVISSSLGISRWKDMNQINDCGHRAAAHYPGIQYWDYNWRKGGGAARMVEISKREQFYQQEYCGCVYSLRDTNLHRQASGRGKIEIGVLYYGDGTTNE
- the metE gene encoding 5-methyltetrahydropteroyltriglutamate--homocysteine S-methyltransferase produces the protein MTTVTNLGFPRIGAKRELKRALEAFWSGQSSAQSLLDTAATLRATHWRLQHDAGVDVPTSNDFSLYDQVLDAAFLFDAIPARYRALADADPLAGYFAMARGLQRDGHDLHALEMTKWFDTNYHYLVPELQAGQGFALRGNKPLAEYRQAQGLGIETRPVLIGPVTFLLLSKTTDGSPALDLLDALLPVYVELLGQLQAAGAAWVQLDEPVLVRDLDDATRAAFVHAYEVLAAATRPKVLVATYFGALEDNLALATGLPVEGLHVDLVRAPEQLDAVIKALPAGRVLSAGVVNGRNIWRTHLDNALLLARYAHGHVGGDHLWLAPSCSLLHSPVDLAHETKLDSELRGWLAFSKQKLEELRLLANAIDNPAVAERPLAAARERLEARRRSPRVHNPVVAERLGAITAADSQRHSAYPQRHLAQAAALNLPLFPTTTIGSFPQTLEVREARARNKSGKLSDADYDAFLATQTEFCVRAQEQIGLDVLVHGEFERNDMVEYFGEQLEGFAFTKNGWVQSYGSRCVKPPVIFGDVSRPQPMTVRWSQYAQSLTERPMKGMLTGPVTVLQWSFVRDDQARADTCRQIALALRDEVLDLEAAGIGVIQIDEPAIREGLPLRRAQWRDYLDWAVEAFRITASGVRDATQIHTHMCYSEFNDIIHSVAAMDADVISIETSRSRMELLDAFVRFQYPNEIGPGVYDIHSPRVPDKEEMVALLRKAAEVLRPEQIWVNPDCGLKTRAWPETRAALEALVAAAQQLRDEYADANAA
- a CDS encoding nicotinate phosphoribosyltransferase is translated as MHYLDNLLLNTDSYKASHWLQYPPGTDATFFYVESRGGLHDRTVFFGLQSILKDALARPVTHADIDEARDLFAAHGEPFNEAGWRDIVDRLGGHLPVRIRAVPEGSVVPTHQALMTIESTDPQAYWVPSYLETLLLRVWYPVTVATISWHAKQTIRRFLELTSDDPEGQLPFKLHDFGARGVSSLQSAALGGAAHLVNFLGTDTVSALCLARAHYHEPMAGYSIPAAEHSTITSWGREREVDAYRNMLKQFGKPGAIVAVVSDSYDIYHAIREHWGTTLREEVIASGATLVIRPDSGDPVEVVADSLVLLDEAFGHTVNGKGYRVLNHVRVIQGDGINPDTIRAILQRITDAGYAANNVAFGMGGALLQRLDRDTQKFALKCSAARVNGEWIDVYKDPVTDSGKQSKRGRLQLVRNVEDGRLNTVPVNDGTLPTGTEDAMVTVWENGELRVDEAFAMIRTRAERTRV
- a CDS encoding bifunctional nicotinamide-nucleotide adenylyltransferase/Nudix hydroxylase, which encodes MEFDYLVFIGRFEPFHNGHAAVARLALSRARKLIFLVGSADIPRSLRNPWTVAERAVMIQAALDGSTDRLIIQPLRDHLYNEAQWIAGVQRNVAEALRADGAAADAKVGLVGMDKDASSYYLREFPQWPLVDVQHTATLSATELRRYLFEAGDVDFHGALLMLRGNVPAPVYDMLEAFRKSSPAYDQLVAEYRFIEQYKAAWKDAPYAPTFVTTDAVVVHSGHVLLVRRRSEPGKGLWALPGGFVGQDQTLLDSCLRELREETRLKLPLPVLKGSLKGQQVFDHPERSQRGRTITHAFHFEFPAGELPPVRGGDDADKARWFPVSEALDMGARLYEDHLHILEYFLGRG